In Camelina sativa cultivar DH55 chromosome 16, Cs, whole genome shotgun sequence, a single window of DNA contains:
- the LOC104749428 gene encoding F-box protein At3g59150-like, translated as MEATKKAKPSCGDAISNLPDDLLCLILSSLSTKEAALTSLLSKRWSYLLLSIPILDFDDSVFLNPQKGRQKNVFFEAFVDRLLSLRVETSSPVQRVSLKCHQGGDAPDCITKWILTTVRDLGVLDLSLRIDFGIFQLPFNVFRSKTLVNLRIGTKIRLAQFPSDVVSPTLHSLVLDLVEFRDDDKDGFKQMLLAFPSLQSLRIHESDMWKFWNGSASSTRTLNSLVYRRDSDFCAPKPCVSFDCPSLVYLEYTDVVADKYENLKLDSLVEAKIDFQLTASQIMRKPNSIGFVSGDVTTFFKAIRNVKILCLSPDALEALYYRGEMIPVFNNLLSLSLGSNKPHGSTFIFWKLLPSLLNNSTNLETLIIKGLVHYVAEGWENLSPMARVCFSWDDVSASLSSSAMKVLEITRYKGTCQEVNKMKHLLGKLSRLQMVKVHHHKAVNDEEKSRLMKDLLLLPKASKCKIQFMKETV; from the exons ATGGAAGCTACTAAAAAAGCGAAACCAAGTTGTGGGGATGCGATAAGCAATTTACCAGACGATCTTCTCTGCCTAATCTTATCTTCCCTTTCGACAAAGGAGGCTGCTTTAACATCGCTTCTCTCAAAGCGCTGGTCTTATCTGCTTCTATCAATACCTATCCTCGATTTCGACGATTCCGTGTTTCTGAATCCACAAAAGGGTcgacaaaaaaatgtttttttcgaGGCTTTCGTGGATAGGTTACTGTCTCTACGTGTCGAGACTTCATCCCCTGTTCAAAGAGTCTCTCTCAAGTGTCATCAAGGAGGTGATGCACCAGATTGTATAACCAAGTGGATACTAACAACTGTAAGGGATCTTGGTGTCTTGGATCTTTCTCTACGCATTGATTTTGGAATCTTTCAATTGCCGTTTAATGTCTTTAGGAGCAAGACTTTGGTAAACCTTAGAATCGGAACAAAGATCCGTCTTGCTCAGTTTCCTTCAGATGTTGTTTCTCCAACGCTTCATTCCCTTGTTCTTGATTTAGTTGAGTTTCGTGATGATGATAAGGATGGGTTTAAACAGATGCTGTTAGCTTTTCCTTCGCTACAAAGCCTGCGGATTCATGAATCGGACATGTGGAAGTTTTGGAATGGGTCTGCTTCTTCTACTCGAACGCTCAATAGTCTTGTATATAGAAGGGATTCTGATTTCTGTGCTCCTAAACCTTGTGTTTCGTTTGATTGTCCGAGTCTTGTTTACTTAGAGTATACTGATGTGGTTGCGGATAAGTATGAAAATCTGAAATTGGACAGCCTTGTTGAAGCTAAGATTGATTTTCAATTGACAGCTTCTCAAATCATGCGCAAACCAAATAGCATTGGTTTTGTTTCTGGTGATGTCACAACCTTTTTCAAGGCGATCAGAAATGTCAAGATCCTCTGCTTATCTCCGGATGCTTTAGAG GCGCTCTATTACCGCGGTGAAATGATACCGGTGTTCAACAATTTGCTTTCTTTATCTCTGGGAAGCAATAAACCTCATGGTTCAACATTCATCTTCTGGAAACTGCTTCCATCTCTGCTCAACAACTCTACTAATCTAGAAACTCTCATCATCAAG GGTCTAGTGCACTATGTTGCTGAAGGATGGGAAAATTTGAGTCCAATGGCCCGTGTCTGCTTTTCCTGGGACGATGTGTCTGCTTCTTTGTCATCATCTGCAATGAAGGTTTTAGAGATCACAAGGTATAAAGGAACTTGTCAAGAAGTTAATAAAATGAAGCATTTGTTGGGGAAATTATCGCGTCTTCAAATGGTTAAGGTTCATCATCATAAAGCAGTAAATGACGAAGAAAAAAGTCGCCTCATGAAAGATCTTTTGCTTCTTCCCAAAGCTTCCAAATGCAAGATCCAATTCATGAAGGAAACTGTTTGA
- the LOC104749424 gene encoding uncharacterized protein LOC104749424 isoform X2, with protein sequence MAESLASFFEKNGLNSVGFGFPGNQHSVATTSRAPADRTWDVRRDSYGKELDKTREDCVQGAVPRSPGFFLGDNTPYQERNGNGGLIDSACAPPYMRTLNEKGPTTNSKRTDSRPEDRMRDVDSGDSASSSSFEFHVSLEEGISLSVDLNFNPSDWINSMRDEVNVCDSMRRRKPPHSDLGINNATECKKQKTSGQDTDGRVMRESSVSPTMKENAHLPSDHHSNGERSLALSSIEPCSRIKEGSDTCKEKKGIDLSIPDSLVPGQIVSSCVESYSKSCCVNPVDLDCVIPPEKKSTSDSIMVAAEKNHPPGDHLIETPGNPSMESFHKVGNSSTVICPRGAGSELSSSEAEAYHSNLPCSPRKTNRSSTISSPEFIIDRESTSCSESFKFRCNGGKNCLPPNTEEQEKSEVLSEQARSE encoded by the exons ATGGCTGAATCATTAGCTTCTTTTTTCGAG AAAAATGGTTTGAACTCGGTAGGCTTTGGGTTCCCTGGGAATCAACATAGTGTAGCTACGACATCTAGAGCACCAGCGGATAGAACATGGGATGTTAGAAGAG ATTCTTATGGTAAAGAATTGGATAAAACTAGAGAGGATTGTGTTCAAGGTGCAGTGCCTAGAAGTCCAGGCTTTTTCCTTGGGGACAATACACCGTATCAG GAAAGAAATGGAAATGGTGGTTTGATTGATTCTGCATGTGCACCTCCATATATGAGGACATTGAATGAAAAGGGCCCAACAACTAACTCCAAGAGAACAGATTCTCGGCCAGAAGATAGAATGAGAGATGTAGACAGTGGTGATAGTGCTAGTTCGTCTTCGTTTGAGTTTCATGTCAGTTTGGAAGAGGGTATTAGCCTTTCAGTTGATCTAAATTTCAATCCATCAGATTGGATTAATAGCATGAGGGATGAGGTCAATGTATGTGATAGCATGCGTCGAAGAAAACCCCCACATTCTGACCTTGGCATTAATAATGCTACAGAATGTAAGAAACAGAAGACTTCAGGGCAAGACACAGATGGGCGTGTAATGAGAGAATCATCTGTAAGTCCGACAATGAAAGAAAATGCTCATTTACCTTCTGATCATCATTCCAATGGTGAACGGTCTCTAGCGTTATCTTCTATAGAACCATGCAGCAGAATTAAAGAGGGCTCAGACACttgcaaggaaaaaaaagggATTGACTTGTCCATACCTGATTCTTTAGTACCTGGCCAGATTGTATCATCTTGTGTCGAATCGTATAGCAAAAGCTGCTGTGTAAATCCAGTGGACTTGGACTGTGTCATTCCTCCTGAGAAGAAGTCAACAAGTGATTCTATTATGGTTGCTGCAGAAAAGAATCATCCACCTGGTGATCATCTTATTGAAACTCCGGGGAATCCATCCATGGAAAGTTTTCACAAGGTCGGAAACTCTAGTACTGTTATATGTCCACGGGGAGCTGGTTCTGAActatcatcatcagaagcagAGGCTTATCATTCAAACCTGCCGTGTTCTCCTCGTAAGACCAATAGATCCTCAACCATCTCTTCTCCAGAGTTCATAATCGATAGAGAGTCCACTAGTTGTTCTGAGTCATTCAAGTTCCGGTGCAATGGAGGCAA
- the LOC104753265 gene encoding putative F-box/LRR-repeat protein At3g59170, with translation MDSVSKDVINDLPDELLCHILSFLTTKEAASTSILSRRWRNLLAFVPNLEFDDSVFLHPDKRVKNPLYEAGLFGFVYVVNNKRLKLSTSFVDFVDRILDLQGNSALDNFSLKVADHHDPVDQDSVIPWIHKVLVRGLSDLRLVVDLKDWRSRLPKKIFLSETLVKLTLQIRDGPSINVKNVHLPKLKTLYLKSVLFDDRELGFCKLLSGCYILEELVLDHIWSCFWDSCSVSVSTLKRLTSCCENMKICDVHDDNQYSVSFDTPNVVYLEYAEAIATTYPKVNFASLVEAKIDIWMTDDQIEAVGFGDNEENFMVGNAAAFLVGISNVRVLYLSSDSLEVLTYCCKPITVFNNLTHLTIESNPKVGLKPLPKLLKNSPKLETLVFQDLLHIDIEAEEHVAISSISVKVLKIFISDAEKIEKKIEKVKHFLETMPNVQQLVLYYGVKVSSQLQMLSRLASPKCKIHLIPSNL, from the exons ATGGATTCTGTTTCCAAAGATGTGATCAACGATTTGCCGGACGAACTTCTTTGCCATATTCTGTCGTTCCTCACTACGAAAGAAGCAGCTTCAACCTCGATTCTCTCGAGAAGATGGCGTAACCTACTTGCGTTTGTTCCAAACCTTGAGTTTGATGACTCGGTCTTTCTGCATCCTGATAAAAGGGTTAAGAATCCTCTATATGAGgctggtttgtttggtttcgtGTACGTGGTTAACAACAAAAGGTTGAAGCTTTCTACAAGCTTTGTGGATTTCGTGGATAGGATCTTGGATTTACAAGGCAATTCTGCTCTAGACAACTTCTCTTTAAAGGTGGCAGATCATCATGACCCTGTTGATCAAGATAGTGTCATTCCTTGGATTCACAAGGTCTTGGTACGTGGTTTATCGGATCTTCGTCTAGTCGTGGATTTGAAGGATTGGAGATCTCGGCTTCCTAAAAAGATCTTCTTGAGCGAGACACTGGTTAAGCTGACTCTTCAGATTAGAGATGGCCCTTCCATTAATGTGAAAAATGTTCATCTTCCAAAGCTTAAGACTCTCTATCTCAAGTCAGTTCTGTTTGATGATAGGGAACTTGGGTTTTGCAAGCTTCTTTCTGGTTGTTACATCCTTGAAGAACTTGTTCTCGATCATATCTGGTCGTGTTTTTGGGattcttgctctgtttctgtctcCACTCTCAAGAGGCTGACGAGTTGTTGCGAGAACATGAAAATTTGCGATGTCCACGATGACAATCAATATAGTGTGTCTTTTGATACTCCAAATGTTGTCTACTTGGAATATGCTGAAGCCATAGCCACCACGTATCCAAAAGTGAATTTTGCTTCGCTTGTTGAAGCCAAAATCGATATTTGGATGACAGATGATCAGATAGAAGCGGTAGGTTTCGGAGACAATGAGGAAAACTTTATGGTTGGCAATGCAGCAGCTTTTCTAGTTGGTATCAGCAATGTTCGAGTCCTCTACCTATCTTCCGACTCTCTCGAG GTACTCACGTATTGTTGCAAACCAATAACAGTATTCAACAACCTGACTCATTTAACTATCGAGAGTAACCCAAAAGTTGGTTTGAAACCATTACCAAAGCTGCTCAAGAATTCTCCAAAACTCGAAACTCTCGTCTTCCAA GACCTCCTTCACATAGATATAGAGGCGGAGGAGCACGTTGCTATATCATCAATTTCGGTGAAAGTGCTAAAGATATTCATCAGTGATgctgaaaaaatagaaaagaaaatagagaagGTCAAGCACTTTTTGGAGACAATGCCAAATGTTCAACAACTGGTTTTATACTATGGAGTGAAAGTGTCATCGCAACTTCAGATGCTTAGTAGGTTAGCTTCACCAAAGTGCAAGATCCACCTTATCCCTAGTAACCTCTGA
- the LOC104749425 gene encoding calmodulin-like protein 4: MVRSVFLLYNLFHSFLLCLVPKKLRVLFPPSWYIDDKNPPPPSQLETESPGRTDLVDLKRVFQMFDKNGDGRITKEELNDSLENLGIFMPDKDLIQMIQKMDANGDGCVDINEFESLYGSIVEEKEEEDMRDAFNVFDQDGDGFITVKELKSVMASLGLKQGRTLKCCKEMIMQVDEDGDGRVNYKEFLQMMKSVGFSNRS, translated from the coding sequence ATGGTGAGATCAGTCTTTCTTCTCTACAACCTCTTTCactcctttcttctttgtttagtCCCCAAGAAGCTCCGAGTTCTCTTCCCTCCTTCTTGGTACATCGACGACAAGAACCCACCTCCACCGTCTCAGTTGGAAACTGAATCTCCTGGGAGAACAGATCTGGTGGATCTAAAACGAGTGTTTCAGATGTTCGACAAGAACGGAGACGGACGCATCACAAAGGAAGAACTAAACGATTCTCTAGAGAATCTAGGAATCTTTATGCCTGACAAAGATCTGATCCAAATGATCCAGAAGATGGATGCAAATGGAGATGGGTGCGTAGACATAAACGAGTTTGAGTCTCTTTACGGTTCGATTGTGGaggaaaaagaggaagaggacATGAGGGACGCGTTCAACGTGTTTGATCAAGACGGTGATGGGTTTATCACTGTTAAGGAGTTGAAGTCTGTGATGGCTTCCTTGGGGCTCAAGCAAGGTAGAACCCTAAAGTGTTGTAAAGAGATGATTATGCAAGTggatgaagatggagatggtAGAGTCAATTACAAGGAGTTTCTTCAGATGATGAAAAGTGTTGGCTTTAGCAATAGATCATGa
- the LOC109125241 gene encoding F-box/LRR-repeat protein At3g59190-like, which produces MTSGKMDIGFKDLVSSLPDALLCHVLSFLSTRDAALTSVLSKRWRYLLAFVPNLDFDNSIYDNLEMGRRKRLQMRQSFKVFVDRIMALQGNAPLNKFSLICETDNDPSSVDGWITNALERGVVDLDLYISPDYGYPLPSKVLISKTLVRLKVEGTDYFTPDVGEFFLPKLKTLYLDDVTFEDSGVAFSKLISGCHLLEELVMIGVIWDSWDSFSVSSPTLKRLKLCCDYIEENPKGVSFDTPSLVYFEFTNTVAIKYPKVNFDSLVEASVDLRTKLYHLNARSK; this is translated from the coding sequence ATGACGTCGGGAAAGATGGATATTGGTTTCAAAGATCTAGTCAGTAGTCTACCAGACGCTCTTCTCTGCCATGTTTTGTCCTTCCTTTCCACAAGAGATGCTGCTTTGACTTCAGTTCTCTCCAAAAGGTGGAGGTATCTGTTGGCTTTTGTACCGAATCTGGATTTTGATAACTCCATCTATGACAATCTTGAAATGGGTAGAAGAAAAAGGCTACAGATGCGTCAaagttttaaggtttttgttgatAGAATAATGGCTTTGCAAGGGAATGCTCCGTTAAACAAATTCTCTCTAATTTGTGAAACTGATAATGATCCATCTAGTGTTGATGGTTGGATAACCAATGCGTTGGAGCGTGGTGTTGTAGATCTTGATCTATACATCTCTCCAGACTATGGTTATCCCCTACCTTCAAAGGTCTTGATCAGCAAGACATTGGTAAGGCTGAAAGTAGAAGGTACAGACTATTTCACCCCTGATGTGGGAGAGTTTTTTCTTCCAAAGCTCAAGACTTTGTATCTTGATGATGTTACATTCGAGGATAGTGGTGTTGCCTTTTCAAAGCTAATTTCTGGCTGTCATTTGCTAGAGGAGTTAGTCATGATTGGTGTGATATGGGATTCTTGGGATTCTTTCTCTGTGTCTAGCCCAACCCTCAAAAGACTAAAACTCTGTTGTGATTACATTGAAGAGAATCCAAAGGGTGTTTCATTTGATACTCCAAGTCTTGTCTACTTTGAATTTACTAATACTGTTGCGATCAAGTATCCAAAAGTGAATTTTGACTCGCTTGTTGAAGCTAGTGTCGATCTTCGAACCAAACTGTATCACCTAAATGCAAGATCCAAGTAA
- the LOC104749424 gene encoding uncharacterized protein LOC104749424 isoform X1 has product MVRKEDVDFYCGFSRKELQSLCKKYNLPANRSSSDMAESLASFFEKNGLNSVGFGFPGNQHSVATTSRAPADRTWDVRRDSYGKELDKTREDCVQGAVPRSPGFFLGDNTPYQERNGNGGLIDSACAPPYMRTLNEKGPTTNSKRTDSRPEDRMRDVDSGDSASSSSFEFHVSLEEGISLSVDLNFNPSDWINSMRDEVNVCDSMRRRKPPHSDLGINNATECKKQKTSGQDTDGRVMRESSVSPTMKENAHLPSDHHSNGERSLALSSIEPCSRIKEGSDTCKEKKGIDLSIPDSLVPGQIVSSCVESYSKSCCVNPVDLDCVIPPEKKSTSDSIMVAAEKNHPPGDHLIETPGNPSMESFHKVGNSSTVICPRGAGSELSSSEAEAYHSNLPCSPRKTNRSSTISSPEFIIDRESTSCSESFKFRCNGGKNCLPPNTEEQEKSEVLSEQARSE; this is encoded by the exons ATGGTCAGGAAGGAAGATGTGGATTTCTATTGCGGGTTTTCAAGGAAAGAGCTTCAGAGTTTGTGCAAGAAGTATAATTTGCCTGCCAATAGATCAAGTTCGGATATGGCTGAATCATTAGCTTCTTTTTTCGAG AAAAATGGTTTGAACTCGGTAGGCTTTGGGTTCCCTGGGAATCAACATAGTGTAGCTACGACATCTAGAGCACCAGCGGATAGAACATGGGATGTTAGAAGAG ATTCTTATGGTAAAGAATTGGATAAAACTAGAGAGGATTGTGTTCAAGGTGCAGTGCCTAGAAGTCCAGGCTTTTTCCTTGGGGACAATACACCGTATCAG GAAAGAAATGGAAATGGTGGTTTGATTGATTCTGCATGTGCACCTCCATATATGAGGACATTGAATGAAAAGGGCCCAACAACTAACTCCAAGAGAACAGATTCTCGGCCAGAAGATAGAATGAGAGATGTAGACAGTGGTGATAGTGCTAGTTCGTCTTCGTTTGAGTTTCATGTCAGTTTGGAAGAGGGTATTAGCCTTTCAGTTGATCTAAATTTCAATCCATCAGATTGGATTAATAGCATGAGGGATGAGGTCAATGTATGTGATAGCATGCGTCGAAGAAAACCCCCACATTCTGACCTTGGCATTAATAATGCTACAGAATGTAAGAAACAGAAGACTTCAGGGCAAGACACAGATGGGCGTGTAATGAGAGAATCATCTGTAAGTCCGACAATGAAAGAAAATGCTCATTTACCTTCTGATCATCATTCCAATGGTGAACGGTCTCTAGCGTTATCTTCTATAGAACCATGCAGCAGAATTAAAGAGGGCTCAGACACttgcaaggaaaaaaaagggATTGACTTGTCCATACCTGATTCTTTAGTACCTGGCCAGATTGTATCATCTTGTGTCGAATCGTATAGCAAAAGCTGCTGTGTAAATCCAGTGGACTTGGACTGTGTCATTCCTCCTGAGAAGAAGTCAACAAGTGATTCTATTATGGTTGCTGCAGAAAAGAATCATCCACCTGGTGATCATCTTATTGAAACTCCGGGGAATCCATCCATGGAAAGTTTTCACAAGGTCGGAAACTCTAGTACTGTTATATGTCCACGGGGAGCTGGTTCTGAActatcatcatcagaagcagAGGCTTATCATTCAAACCTGCCGTGTTCTCCTCGTAAGACCAATAGATCCTCAACCATCTCTTCTCCAGAGTTCATAATCGATAGAGAGTCCACTAGTTGTTCTGAGTCATTCAAGTTCCGGTGCAATGGAGGCAA